A genomic stretch from Antarcticibacterium flavum includes:
- a CDS encoding CvpA family protein: MNTVDIILAVILLYGLVRGFFRGFFAELASFVAFIAGIYVAVYFSHILSDYLADRVTWNIQYVNLTAFAITFILVVFLISLAGKFLTSIANLAMLGLLNKLLGGIFGVLKVAFIVSVIIMFFHSTEEDVQVVDEETLQDSILYGPVRNIAPAIIPSIMREARELDLFDDEEEETEVL, translated from the coding sequence ATGAATACAGTTGATATAATCCTGGCCGTGATCCTGCTTTATGGCCTGGTGAGGGGCTTCTTCCGCGGATTCTTTGCCGAACTTGCCTCCTTTGTAGCCTTCATAGCAGGTATCTATGTGGCGGTATATTTCTCCCATATTTTAAGCGATTATCTTGCCGACAGGGTTACCTGGAACATTCAATATGTGAATCTAACGGCATTTGCCATTACGTTTATACTGGTGGTATTCCTTATTTCTCTAGCAGGAAAATTTCTTACCAGCATAGCAAATCTTGCTATGCTGGGACTTCTGAATAAACTCCTGGGAGGCATCTTTGGCGTCCTGAAAGTAGCATTTATTGTAAGCGTGATCATCATGTTCTTCCATTCAACTGAAGAGGATGTGCAGGTAGTTGATGAAGAAACCCTGCAGGATTCAATTCTATATGGACCTGTACGCAATATCGCCCCGGCGATCATTCCTTCCATTATGAGAGAAGCCAGGGAGCTGGATTTGTTTGATGATGAGGAGGAGGAGACGGAGGTGTTGTAG